From one Nonomuraea polychroma genomic stretch:
- a CDS encoding aldo/keto reductase: MEQRYVGHSGLSVSRLGLGTMTWGRDTDADEAAAQLRTFVDAGGTLVDTADVYTGGDAERLLGRLLRDSVPRSELVISTKAVVTPAGRRPRDASRRHLIAAVDDSLNRLGLDYVDLWQLHTYDDEVPLEETLAALDAIVASGRAVYAGVCDYTGWQLAAAAVTQKMIPGRIPITAAQVEYSLLAREPERELLPAAAHLGVGVLAWSPLGRGVLTGKYRTGIPADSRAATPHFADFVRPYLDERSRRVVESVMTAADGLGVSPLAVALSWVRDQPGVASAIVGARTHAQLTGALPAEDVVLPIEIREALDDVSSLD, translated from the coding sequence ATGGAGCAGCGCTATGTCGGCCACAGCGGCCTGTCGGTGTCCCGATTGGGGCTCGGCACGATGACCTGGGGCCGTGACACCGACGCGGACGAGGCGGCCGCCCAGCTCCGCACGTTCGTGGACGCGGGCGGCACTCTCGTCGACACGGCGGACGTCTACACCGGCGGCGACGCCGAGCGGCTCCTGGGCAGGCTGCTGCGCGACTCGGTGCCGCGTTCGGAGCTGGTGATCTCCACCAAGGCCGTGGTGACGCCGGCGGGCCGGCGTCCGCGCGACGCCTCCAGGCGCCACCTGATCGCCGCGGTCGACGACTCGCTCAACCGCCTCGGGCTCGACTACGTCGACCTGTGGCAGCTGCACACGTACGACGACGAGGTGCCGCTGGAGGAGACGCTGGCCGCGCTCGACGCGATCGTCGCCTCCGGCCGGGCCGTCTACGCGGGCGTGTGCGACTACACCGGCTGGCAGCTGGCGGCCGCGGCGGTCACCCAGAAGATGATCCCCGGACGCATCCCCATCACCGCGGCACAGGTGGAATACTCCTTGCTGGCCCGCGAGCCCGAACGCGAGCTGCTGCCCGCCGCCGCCCACCTCGGCGTCGGGGTGCTGGCCTGGTCCCCGCTGGGCCGCGGGGTGCTGACGGGGAAATACCGCACCGGCATCCCGGCCGACTCCCGGGCCGCGACGCCGCACTTCGCCGACTTCGTGCGCCCCTACCTCGACGAGAGGAGCCGCCGGGTGGTCGAGTCCGTGATGACCGCCGCCGACGGGCTGGGGGTGTCGCCTCTGGCCGTGGCCCTGTCGTGGGTGCGCGACCAGCCGGGCGTGGCCTCGGCCATCGTCGGCGCCCGTACGCACGCGCAGCTCACCGGGGCCCTGCCGGCCGAAGACGTGGTGCTGCCCATAGAGATCCGAGAGGCCCTCGATGACGTGTCGTCACTCGACTGA